The nucleotide sequence TGGCGAGCGGGCGTCTGCACGGCCAAGCAGGTGCCGTCCGACAAGCGCGTGCATCTGAAGTACGCGGTAGAAGACGTCGCCGCGTTTGTGGCTGGCGTGAAAGATGTCGCGCCGGAAAATCGCTGACCTCTCTCTTCGTCATTGCGAGCGCAGCGAAGCAATCCAGAGCTGCGCGCGCGACTCTGGATTGCTTCGCTACGTTCGCAATGACGCCTACCCTGCCGCAACTATCGTGCCCTCCACCTCGCCGAAGCCGACGCGATAGCCCTGACCTTGGCACCAGCCGCGCATCACGAGCGAGTCGCCGTCCTCCAGGAACGTGCGCTTTGCGCCGCCTGCGAGCTCGACCGGTTCGGTGCCGTTCCAGCTGATCTCGAGCAGGCTGCCGCGCTGGTGCTTCTCGGGGCCGGAGATGGTGCCGCTGCCGAGGAGATCGCCAACGCTCATGGCGCAGCCTGATGAGGCGTGGTGCATCAGCTGCTGAACGCTCGACCAGTACATGTATTTGAAGTTGGTCTGTGAGATGTTCTGAGCGGCATTGCCGCCTGACGCTCGCAGGGCGACCTCGAGCGCAAGATCGTAGTTCTGCGCTTTCTTCTGCTGCAGATAGGGCAACGGCGTCGGATCCTGCTCCGGCCCGGAGACGCGGAACGGCTCCAGCGCTTCTCGCGTCACCACCCACGGGCTGATCGAGGTCACGAACGCCTTGGACTGGAACGGGCCGAGCGGGACGTATTCCCATTGCTGGATGTCGCGCGCGCTCCAGTCGTTGAGCAGCACGAAGCCGAAGATCATCGCCTCCGCCTGCGCCTCGCTCAGCATCTCGCCGAGCGGCGAGGACTGGCCGATGACCACGCCCATCTCCAGCTCGAAATCGAGCCGCTTGCACGGGCCGAAGCTCGGCACGTCGGCGGTCGGAAGCTTGAGCTGGCCCCGCGGCCGGCGCACCTTCGTGCCCGACACCACGACGGTCGACGCACGGCCGTTGTAGCCGATCGGCATGTGCAGCCAGTTCGGCTGCAGCGCGTTGTCCTTGCCGCGGAACATCACGCCGACATTCGTGGCGTGCTCCTTCGACGAATAGAAGTCGGTGTAGCCGGCGACGTGGAACGGCAGGTGCAGCGTCACGTCCTGGCGCGGCAGCAGCGCGCGGCTGCGCAGCGGCTTGTCGTCGCGCAGCCGCGGATTGTCATCGCGGAGCAGCGCGCTGATCGCCGCACGCGTCTTCGACCACACGGCGGGGCCGAGCGCCATGAAGGCGTTGAGCGAGGGTTGCGCGAAGACCTCATAGGCGGGTGCGAGATCGAGCAGGCCTTCGCCTTCGAGCACCGCGAGATCGAGCACGAACTCGCCGATGGCGACGCCGACGCGCGGCTTCGGCGAGTCCGCGGCGGAGAACACGCCGTAGGGCAGGTTCTGGATCGGGAAGTCGGACGACGGATCGACCGGGATGAAGGAGCGGAGCGAGGAATCGTTGGGGTGGGGCAATATGCTTCTCCAAACCAGGTCGTCATGCCCGGGCTTGACCCGGGCATCCACGTCTCACCGGGCGGAACAAGATCGTGGATGGCCGGGTCAAGCCCGGCCATGACGGTGTTGACATCATTGGCTCTAAGGCCGGTTCGGATCGAAGCGCCTTTCCAGTCCGTTCCAACAATCCGCGTAGTCCGGCTGCAATGTCCCGGACTCCGCGGCGTGCTTCGTGATCCGCTGCGGGAACCGGGTCTCGAACATGAAGGCCATGGTCCCCGTGAGCTTCACCGGCTTCAATTCGCCATTGCTGGCGTGATCGAACGCCTCGCGATCCGGGCCGTGCGGCAGCATGCAATTGTGCAGGCTCATGCCGCCGGGCACGAAGCCTTGCGGCTTGGCGTCGTAGACGCCGTAGATCAAGCCCATGAACTCCGACATGATATTCATGTGATACCACGGCGGGCGGAAGGTGTTGTCGGCCACCATCCAGCGCTCGGGGAAGATCACGAAGTCGATGTTGGCGGTGCCGGCGGTCTCCGACGGCGAGGTCAGCACGGTGAAGATCGACGGATCGGGATGATCGAAGCCGATGGCGCCGACCGGGGAGAAGGTGCGCAGATCGTATTTGTAGGGCGCGAAATTGCCGTGCCAGGCGACGACGTCGATCGGCGAATGTCCGAGTTCGGTCTTGAACAGCGCGCCGCCCCACTTCACGTAGAGCTCGGAAGGCCCGTCCTTGTCCTCGTAGGAGGCGACCGGCGTCAGGAAGTCGCGGGCGTTGGCGAGGCAATTGGCGCCGATCGGGCCGCGCTCGGGCAGGGTAAAGGCGCCACCGTAGTTTTCGCAGAGATAACCACGCGCCGGTCCCGCCGGAATCTCGACCCGGAATTTCACGCCGCGCGGGATCACGACGATCTCGCCCGGCTCGGCATCGATGCGGCCGAACTCGGTGACGAACAGCAGGCGCCCCTGTTGCAGCACGAACATCAGCTCGCCGTCGGCATTGTAGAAATGCTGGTCGACCATCGACTTGGTGATGACATAGACATGCGTCGCCATGCCGGCCTGCGTCGCGGCATCACCGGCCGTGGTCATCGTCTGCACGCCCTGCAGGAACGTTACCTCGCCGGACGGCAGCGGCGTCGGGTCCCAGCGCAACTGCTGCACCGTGATCTCCTGCTCGTGGCAGGGCGCGGTGCGCCACAGCCCGGCGTCGACTTTCGTGAAGCGACCGGAGTGCTTCACGGAGGGACGGATGCGATAGAGCCAGGAGCGCTCGTTCGAGCCGCGCGGCGCGGTGAACGGCGAGCCGGAGAGCTGCTCGGCATAGAGCCCATAGGCGCAGCGCTGCGGCGAGTTGCGGCCGATCGGCAGCGCGCCGGGCAGCGCCTCGGTCTCGAACGAATTGCCGAAGCCGGACATGTAGCCCGGCGTGACCTGCCCGGTCGCGCGGCTGAGCTGGTCAGGCGATGTGTTGATGTTCATCATCCTTCTCCTTGCAGGCGGGCCCACATCTCGCGATCGCGCTCGGCGGTCCAGATCACGGGATCGTCGATGCCGCTGGCTTCGTCATAGGCGCGCGATACGTTGAACGGCAGGCAGTGCTCGTAGATGGCGAAGCTCGAGAACTTCGGGTCCATGACCTCGCGCGTCGCCGCCATCGATTCCTTGAGGCTGCGCCCCTTGGCCACCGACGTCTCAGCAGCGCCGTACAGTGAGGTCACGAAATCGCGGGTCATCGCGATGGCCTCTCGCACCGTCGACTCGCCCTTCAGCGCGTCGCCGCGGCCGGGCGCGATCGCCTTGGGATTGAAGTCGCGGATCTCGTTCAAGGTCGACGGCCATTCGCGCAAATAGGCGTCACCGCAATAGCAGGCCGAGTGGTACTCGATGAGATCGCCAGAGAACATCACCTCGGCGTCCGGCACCCAGGCGACGATGTCGCCGGAGGTGTGGCCGGCGCCGAGCTGGATCAGTTGCACCTCGCGCTTGCCGAGATGGATGGTCATCTCGCCCTCAAACGTGAGCGTCGGCCAGGTCAGGCCGGGAATGCTCTCGGCATCCTGGAACAGCCGAGGGAAGCGGCCGTATTCGGAATCCCAATCCTGCTGGCCGCGCTCGACGATCAGCCGATGCGTCTCCTGCGAGGCGACGATGCCCTGCGCATGATACGCCGAGGCGCCGAGCACGCGCACGGCGTGGTAATGCGAGAGCACGACATATTTGATCGGCCTGTCGGTCACCGCCTTGACGCGCTCGATCACCTTGTTGGCCATCGCCGGCGTCGCCTGCGCGTCGAACACGATGCAGCCGTCGTCGCCGACGATGACCGCCGAGTTCGGATCGCCCTCCGCCGTGAAGGCATAGAGATCCGGGCCGATCTCGGAGAAGGTGACCTTCTTCTCGGCCATATCAGTGGTGGATGCGAAACCTTTCGCCATCAGTTCATTCCCTCGTCGGCAGCTATTGCTGCTGTTGTTGCTGTTGCTGGCTCGCGTCGATCATGCGCCGCTTGGCGAGCGTGATCGCCTCGCGCAACACGGTGATGTCGCCGATGTGATTGGCGAGGATCAGGACCAGCGCCGCATCGAGATCGGCGCTGTCCTGTTCCGAGAGGCCGCGATGCGCCTCGACGATGGCGCGGAAGGCGTCATCGGGCTTGGCGAAGTTGGAGGCGGTGGAGAGGGCCATCGTCGCTTCCTCAGTTCAGACCGGAGGCGCGCGCCACGGCGGCCGCGATGTCGGCGCGCGTTGCATGCCGGAAGCGCGCCGCGACGTAGCCGTCCGGGCGCAGTAGATAGGAGGTGCCCGGTTCGGCGCCGTAGCGCTTGCCGGCATATCCTTCCGCATCGGCGAAGCCGTCGCCGCCGATCCTGATGACGCCGACGTCAGCGGGCGCGTCGATCGCCTCGCCATTGGCGAACGACAGCAATGTAAAGTGTCGACCCTCCGCATTGAACGCGTCGGTGAGGTGAAGGTGCCTGCCATCGGCCACCTTCAGCGGCGCATCCAGCATCGACGTGCCCGGACAAGGTCCGCCAGCCCACGCCTCGGCATCAGTCGTCGACAGCGGCGTCTCATACACCGACGGCACCGACAGACGGCCGCCATTGACCATGCGCTTGCCGAACTCGGTCTCCTTGGCAAGCGACAGCACCGCCTTGCGCAGCCGCGCCTCCTGGGCGGTGACCGGAGCCATGAAGTCGGTCGACCGCGTCGATTCTCGGATGTTCTCGTCCGCGGCGGCACTGCGCTCGATGTGATAGGTTTCGAGCAATTGCGAGGGCGAGGCGCCGCGCAGCACGCGGTCGAGCTTCCATGCGAGGTTCTCCGCGTCCTCGAGGCCGGAGTTGGCGCCGCGCGCGCCGAACGGCGACACCTGATGCGCGGAATCGCCGGCGAAGATCACGCGGCCATGGAGGAAGCGCTCCATGCGGCGGCACTGGAACTTGTACAGCGAGATCCATTCGAACTCGAACTTGTCGTGGCCGAGCATGCGCGCGATGCGCGGACGCACGTTCTCCGGCTGCTTCTCGACCTGAGGGTCACAATCCGGCGTGAGCTGCAGATCGATGCGCCAGACATCGTCGGGCTGGCGATGGAGCAGCGCCGAGCGGCCGGCGTGGAACGGCGGATCGAACCAGAACCAGCGCTCGGTCGGAAACGCCGCCGTCATCTTGACGTCGGCGATCAGGAACTGATCCTCGAACACCTTTCCGGAGAAGCCGGCCCCGACCATCTGGCGCAGCGACGAGCGGGCACCGTCGCAGGCGATCACATATTGTGCCGACAACCGATAGGCTCCATCCGGCGTCTCGATCGTCAGCACCGCGCGATCGTTGCGCTGCTCCAGCGCCGTCACCTTGTTGCGCCAGCGCAGCGAAATCCCCGGCAATTCGTTGACGCGGTCGACCAGATAGCTCTCTGCATAGAACTGCTGCAGGTTGATGAAGGCTGGACGCTTGTGCCCTGGCTCCGGCAGCAGGTTGAACTGATAGAGCTCCGACGGGCCGTGGAAGATGCGGCCGACATTCCAGACCACGCCCTTGTCGACCATGCGGTCGCCGACGCCGAGCCGGTCCCAATAGTCCAGCGAGCGCTTGGAGAAGCAGATCGCGCGCGAGCCCTCGCCGATGCGGTCGGCGTCATCGAGCACCACGACGGCATGACCGCGCTGCGCGAGATCGATCGCGAATGACAGACCGACGGGACCAGCGCCCACCACGACGACCGGATGCTCGGCCGGCGCCGCCTCATCCTGATCGCGGTGGCGATGATAGCCGAACTGAACTTTTGCCTGGCTCGTGCTTGGCCCGGGACTGGCTTGCACCATGGCGCGTTTCTGCCCTGCTCGTTGTGTCGCTTGGGTTGATCGTTCGATCTTTTGACATTTCCTCTGATGAGACCGACGGGCCATCTTGCCAGATAGTCTCATCTGCAACTATTCTACACCGGACGGCCTCGGCGGCGTCAACTCAAAAATCGGAGCGCGCGCGTGGCGAACCCATCACCTGCGGAGTCCCGGCGTCCGGCGAAGGGCGCCAATGGCGGTCAGAATGCCGCAGCGCCGCAGGAGGCGGAGCGGCTCGACCTGTTCAAGTTCGCGCCGTTTCGGCTCAACCGTCTGGCGGCGGAGGTGAGCGCGGCGCTCGCCAGCGAGTATCGCGAGCGCTACGGCCTCGACATCCCCGAATGGCGCGTGCTGGCGACGCTCGGCTTCCGCCGCGAGGCCTGCAGCGCGCAATATGTCGCGGCCTGTACGCGGACGCATAAATCGACCATCAGCCGCGCGGTGACGTCGCTGCTGGAACGGCGGCTGATCGAGCGCGTCGAGAATGCCGACGACCGCCGCGAATTCCGGCTGCGGCTGACGCGCAAGGGCAAGACGCTGTATGAGGAGCTGATCCCCCGGCTGCAGCAGCGCGAGCGCGAGATCATGGCGTGCCTGTCGGTGGACGAGCGCAAGGTGTTCGACCGGCTGATCGGCAAGATCGAGGCGAGTTTGGATTTGATCCAGACGAGCGAGGAAGCGGACGCCAAGCAGGCGTATTAGTTGGGGCTTCGTAGGGTGGGCAAAGCGCCGCCAGAGGCGGCGTGTGCCCACCATTCTTCGCCGAACGACCGCGGTGGGCACGGCGCGCGACAGTACGACTCACAACGGGCACCTCCCAGGCGCCTTTGCCCACCCTACGGCGGATGAATGCGCCGACAAATCTCGCCACTGTCATTGCGAGAAGCGAAGCGACGAAGCAATCCAGAGCCGCATCCTGAGCCCCTGGATTGCTTCGCTGCGCTCGCAATGACGGCTGTTGAGAGACGGTGCTGTCACAACAAACACCGTCGTCATCCCGGCGAACGCCGGGATCCATAGCCACAGGGAGGAGTTCGAGGCAGGCGCGCCGTTGATATTTCGCGTCTCATATCGGCTGCGGCGTATGGGTCCCGGATCGGCGCCGCGATGCGCTGCGCGCGTCGCGGCTTGTCCGGGAGAGTGGGGCGGATTCACGGTTCAAACAACGAGGAGCGGTGAGAGAACAGATCGCTATAAATAAGAGACATACGTGCGCAGTCTCGCGGCCGACACAGCCCGAGTCATGCGCTCCGTTCGTCCCTCGCAAACATGCAGAGGGCGCAGGGAATGCCGGGTGAGGGCCTCACCCATGGCCCGCCTGCGGAAAAGAATGCAGGCGGCAGGTACCACAGGCAAAGCCGGACACGCCGGCATTCCCTGCGCGACGGGCTTCCGGCTGCTTCGCGATCTCCCCGGTGCGCCGGCTTGTTGGCCACCGTTTCGCGACAATGCGCTTGCGCGCATTGCGCGGACCTCAGCTTCGGGAGGCCAGGACCACGCGACTTGACCGTCCGCAAACGCTCGTTCGTCGGCACATCCGAACAGGACATGCTGCGAGCTCTCGCGGCCATCGCATCCCCGCCTCGCGTGTCGTGACGATCGCGCGCAACGCCCCTCTGCGGTGAGGCGGGATGGGCCGAGATAATCATGAATTCCGAAAAATAGCAAGATGATTATTTTTTGCGGAAGCTTCCGCGAGCGGGCTCTTCCTCCTCACCCTGAGGAGCCCGCCCGCAGGCGGGCGTCTCGAAGGGCGAGGCCCGGACCTTGGCCTCATGATTCGAGACGCGTCGCAAGAGCGACGCTCCTCACCATGAGGATCTGGCACCCAAGGCGGTCCTGCACACCGACCATGAACACGCCGCGAGGCGTGTTCATGGAGAGGATTGAGAGCAGAAGGCAGCGCCGCAACGTCCCGGACGAGTTGCTCGTGAAGTGAGCAAGATGTTGCCGGGCACACGGCGCTCATCTGCTTCGATCAGCTCACGTCGCCGCCGACCGCCGGCGCTCCTCCGCGACGTCCACCGCCTCAACGGCCTCACCGCGCCAGTCCAATATCTCCATCGCCAGGACGGGATGGTTGAAGCCCTTCAGATGCAGATCATCGATCGGGCGGGCGTCGACGGAGGTCTCGACCACGCCATACACCCGCCGCGATGCGATCACCTGGCCGGCCTTGGCGGCGTCGCAGAGGCGCGAGGCGAGGTTGGTGACGCTGCCGATGGCGGCGTATTCGAGCCGGTTCTCGAAGCCGACTTGGCCGAGCGTGGCGTAGCCGACCGCGATGCCGACGCCAAACCCTAAGCTGTGGCCGCGATTTTTCCAGCGCTCTGTCAGCCCGCCGATCTCCTCGCGCATCTCCAGCGCCATTTTCACCGCGCGCGTGGTGTGGTCCTCGAACGGGATCGGCGCGTTGAACAGGATCATCACGCCGTCGCCGGCATAGCGGTCGAGCGTGCCTTCATATTTGAAGATCAGCTTGCCGAGCGCGGCGTGGTATTCGCGCAGCACGTTCATCGCCTCTTCGGGCTCGGTCGTCTCGGTGAACGCCGTGAAGCCGCGCAGATCGCAGAACACGACGGTGACCTCGCGGCGATGGCTTTCCAGCAGCGCGTCGTGGCCATCGGACGAGGCGATGATCTGCGCCACCTGCGGCGCCAGGAAGCGCTCCAGCCTACGAATGCGCTCGATCTCGGCGAGCTGCGTCTCGACGCGATCCTCCAGCGACTTGTTCCACTCCCTTAGCTGCTCGGTCTGCTCGGTGAGCTTCTCCGCCTGCTGCTGGACGGTGGCGTGGGTCAGCGCCAGCTCGCGGCCCTTCTGGTCGACCTCGGTGAACAGCCGCGCATTGCGCATCGCCAGCACGGCCTGGTTGGCGAAGGTGCGCATCAGGCCGATGAGGTTCGGCCGGAAGGCGCCGGCTGAGCGCCGCAACACGACCAGCGCGCCGAGCACGCCCTGCTGATCGACCAGCGGCGTGAACAGCACGGCATGGAAGCCGGCGGCGACCGCCACGTCGCGCAGCGGATGCTCCGGCGCGCTATCGAGCTCGGCGATCGCGATCGGCTCGCCGCTGCGCACGGACTCCGACAGCAGGCTGGTCTGTTCGTCGAGCACAGCATGCGCGCCGGCCTGATCGACGCCCTTGGCCTCGACCAGCCGGAAGCGGCGCTCGCCGGCATCGTAGGAATAGATCAGAACGGCGTCGGCCGCGGTGATCTCCAGCGCGCGCGCCGCCACCGTCGGCAGCACGGCGTTGAGGTCGAGCGAGGACGCGACCGCGCGGCCGACCTCCTCCAGCACCTTGAGCTCGTTGATCGACTGCGCGAGATCGCGGGTGCGCTCCTCGACCTTGGCTTCCAGCACGGCATAGGACTGCGCGAGCTGGCCGGCCATGCTGTTGAACTGGTCGGCGAGCTCCTCCAGCTCGTCATGCGTCTTCACCTCGATGCGCTGCTCGAAATCGCCGGCGCCGAGCCGGCGCGCGCCGGCGCGCAGCGCCGTGATCGGCACGAGCATGCGGCGGGCGAGCAGCGAGCCGGCAAAGATCGCCACCGCCAGGCCGAGCGCGATCAAGAGCGCGCCGCGCAGCAGCTGATCGCGGATCGGCGCCAGCGCATGCGCGGTGGATTGCTCGAAGAACACGACCCAGCCGAGCTTCGGCAAGGTCGCAGCCGCCGTCAGCACGGAACGCCCGTCGCTGTCGGTGCCGGACGCCAACGGCTCGCCGTCCGG is from Bradyrhizobium sp. ORS 285 and encodes:
- the fahA gene encoding fumarylacetoacetase, whose translation is MPHPNDSSLRSFIPVDPSSDFPIQNLPYGVFSAADSPKPRVGVAIGEFVLDLAVLEGEGLLDLAPAYEVFAQPSLNAFMALGPAVWSKTRAAISALLRDDNPRLRDDKPLRSRALLPRQDVTLHLPFHVAGYTDFYSSKEHATNVGVMFRGKDNALQPNWLHMPIGYNGRASTVVVSGTKVRRPRGQLKLPTADVPSFGPCKRLDFELEMGVVIGQSSPLGEMLSEAQAEAMIFGFVLLNDWSARDIQQWEYVPLGPFQSKAFVTSISPWVVTREALEPFRVSGPEQDPTPLPYLQQKKAQNYDLALEVALRASGGNAAQNISQTNFKYMYWSSVQQLMHHASSGCAMSVGDLLGSGTISGPEKHQRGSLLEISWNGTEPVELAGGAKRTFLEDGDSLVMRGWCQGQGYRVGFGEVEGTIVAAG
- the hmgA gene encoding homogentisate 1,2-dioxygenase, producing the protein MNINTSPDQLSRATGQVTPGYMSGFGNSFETEALPGALPIGRNSPQRCAYGLYAEQLSGSPFTAPRGSNERSWLYRIRPSVKHSGRFTKVDAGLWRTAPCHEQEITVQQLRWDPTPLPSGEVTFLQGVQTMTTAGDAATQAGMATHVYVITKSMVDQHFYNADGELMFVLQQGRLLFVTEFGRIDAEPGEIVVIPRGVKFRVEIPAGPARGYLCENYGGAFTLPERGPIGANCLANARDFLTPVASYEDKDGPSELYVKWGGALFKTELGHSPIDVVAWHGNFAPYKYDLRTFSPVGAIGFDHPDPSIFTVLTSPSETAGTANIDFVIFPERWMVADNTFRPPWYHMNIMSEFMGLIYGVYDAKPQGFVPGGMSLHNCMLPHGPDREAFDHASNGELKPVKLTGTMAFMFETRFPQRITKHAAESGTLQPDYADCWNGLERRFDPNRP
- a CDS encoding MBL fold metallo-hydrolase, whose translation is MAKGFASTTDMAEKKVTFSEIGPDLYAFTAEGDPNSAVIVGDDGCIVFDAQATPAMANKVIERVKAVTDRPIKYVVLSHYHAVRVLGASAYHAQGIVASQETHRLIVERGQQDWDSEYGRFPRLFQDAESIPGLTWPTLTFEGEMTIHLGKREVQLIQLGAGHTSGDIVAWVPDAEVMFSGDLIEYHSACYCGDAYLREWPSTLNEIRDFNPKAIAPGRGDALKGESTVREAIAMTRDFVTSLYGAAETSVAKGRSLKESMAATREVMDPKFSSFAIYEHCLPFNVSRAYDEASGIDDPVIWTAERDREMWARLQGEG
- a CDS encoding DUF2783 domain-containing protein, whose translation is MALSTASNFAKPDDAFRAIVEAHRGLSEQDSADLDAALVLILANHIGDITVLREAITLAKRRMIDASQQQQQQQQ
- a CDS encoding FAD-dependent oxidoreductase, which translates into the protein MVQASPGPSTSQAKVQFGYHRHRDQDEAAPAEHPVVVVGAGPVGLSFAIDLAQRGHAVVVLDDADRIGEGSRAICFSKRSLDYWDRLGVGDRMVDKGVVWNVGRIFHGPSELYQFNLLPEPGHKRPAFINLQQFYAESYLVDRVNELPGISLRWRNKVTALEQRNDRAVLTIETPDGAYRLSAQYVIACDGARSSLRQMVGAGFSGKVFEDQFLIADVKMTAAFPTERWFWFDPPFHAGRSALLHRQPDDVWRIDLQLTPDCDPQVEKQPENVRPRIARMLGHDKFEFEWISLYKFQCRRMERFLHGRVIFAGDSAHQVSPFGARGANSGLEDAENLAWKLDRVLRGASPSQLLETYHIERSAAADENIRESTRSTDFMAPVTAQEARLRKAVLSLAKETEFGKRMVNGGRLSVPSVYETPLSTTDAEAWAGGPCPGTSMLDAPLKVADGRHLHLTDAFNAEGRHFTLLSFANGEAIDAPADVGVIRIGGDGFADAEGYAGKRYGAEPGTSYLLRPDGYVAARFRHATRADIAAAVARASGLN
- a CDS encoding MarR family winged helix-turn-helix transcriptional regulator, with the translated sequence MANPSPAESRRPAKGANGGQNAAAPQEAERLDLFKFAPFRLNRLAAEVSAALASEYRERYGLDIPEWRVLATLGFRREACSAQYVAACTRTHKSTISRAVTSLLERRLIERVENADDRREFRLRLTRKGKTLYEELIPRLQQREREIMACLSVDERKVFDRLIGKIEASLDLIQTSEEADAKQAY
- a CDS encoding adenylate/guanylate cyclase domain-containing protein: MNGVENRGWSLRQGLFAKYVTSLVGLVVFVLAVNGATETWISYQSTKASLTAAMAEKADASARRIDQAVSDLQRQISWVTRASANTLELRRADYVQLLSQAPAVRQLYQLDGQGREQLRVSRTAIAFSSGNDLSRDLRFTDTVTHGSNFSAVTFKGAQPMMSISVAHSGFNAGVTVADIDLDFLEDFMSEAQVGKVGIAYVVDPKGLVLASSAKGPAVGQDLAKLPQVAAVLTPDGEPLASGTDSDGRSVLTAAATLPKLGWVVFFEQSTAHALAPIRDQLLRGALLIALGLAVAIFAGSLLARRMLVPITALRAGARRLGAGDFEQRIEVKTHDELEELADQFNSMAGQLAQSYAVLEAKVEERTRDLAQSINELKVLEEVGRAVASSLDLNAVLPTVAARALEITAADAVLIYSYDAGERRFRLVEAKGVDQAGAHAVLDEQTSLLSESVRSGEPIAIAELDSAPEHPLRDVAVAAGFHAVLFTPLVDQQGVLGALVVLRRSAGAFRPNLIGLMRTFANQAVLAMRNARLFTEVDQKGRELALTHATVQQQAEKLTEQTEQLREWNKSLEDRVETQLAEIERIRRLERFLAPQVAQIIASSDGHDALLESHRREVTVVFCDLRGFTAFTETTEPEEAMNVLREYHAALGKLIFKYEGTLDRYAGDGVMILFNAPIPFEDHTTRAVKMALEMREEIGGLTERWKNRGHSLGFGVGIAVGYATLGQVGFENRLEYAAIGSVTNLASRLCDAAKAGQVIASRRVYGVVETSVDARPIDDLHLKGFNHPVLAMEILDWRGEAVEAVDVAEERRRSAAT